The sequence below is a genomic window from Corvus cornix cornix isolate S_Up_H32 chromosome 1, ASM73873v5, whole genome shotgun sequence.
CCAGGTCAACAGCGCCCAGCCTCAGCCAGACCTTGAGCATCAGCCCTTGCAAAGGGGAGAACCTGGGGACTGCCCCATTCCCAGCCGATGCTGCCGGCTCATCCATGAGTCCCTCCCGAGCCCGGCCCGGCTTTGGGCCTGCCCTGGGACACGCTGGCTGTCCGGGCCCACTGCCAGAGCCGCTCGCAGAGCACGGAGCCCACCCAGGCCGTGACACACCGCGTTTGCCGGTGCCTGACCCTGAGCcgggctggcacagctcccaaatcccagcGCCGTGGCTCAGAGTGAGGCTCCCAGGAAAGCTGGCTAGATGAAGAGCTcatccctttcctccctcctgaaGCAGAGCTACTCCTGAACTGTTTGCAGCCAGGTGATGAATTAATGCCCAACTCTGGCAGAgcaaggctgcaggaggagaagggctCGGAGCCAGCTTGTTTTCCGAGCCCTGTTCTCCTCTCCAGGAGGACGGTGGACCCTGGGATGGATCCTTAACAGCTGGTACCAGGAAGGTTTGCTCTTATTCGGGATTGTGAGAACCCTGTGGAAGCAGCACAAGTCTCCTCCCCAGACGATCCCATGTCACATCCATGAATTCATTTTatctcctttctctctgcacaTCAGGTGAGTGTCCGTGCCACCCCCTGGGACCATCCATGGGCATGGTCACCATGGTGATGAGGACAATCCCCCCCAGCTTGGGAACGGGGCCACCTTCAGTCACAGGGCAGTGACTTTTAGGGACCACatccagctggcacagctcagcacttCAGCTACATCCAAGGGGGATGAAACCTCCCAAATCAGGGGCACTCCCAAGCTCTCTGGGATGGAGAGTGCCATGGAGAGGACTCTGACTCCTTGGGAGGGTCAGCCCACGCAGGCAGAGGAGCATCAAAGGCAAAAACGCTGATGCAGGCAAATCCAGCATGCCATCGGGAGGAAGACTCTGCCCTCCGGACtatttttggcttgtttttccCAACTCTGGAGCCACTGATCTATGATATTGTCACTGCTGTGACTAAGGGCTCTGCAGTTGGAGCAACATCAAGCCGGACCTGGAGAGAGGGATGCGCATGGCCCTTGGGGGACCGGTAATGGGAGAGGGCCCTTCACCTCCTGTTTACACTTTAATGCCCATCCAGGTTATCCATTATTTATTGCTCAAGTATTTATAGAGCATTACCCGCGCACGGGCTCTGCGGGCGGCTGGGGAGAAGGTGCTCTCTCCTTCCGATGTCGTGGTTTAAACAGAGCAGTTAAACACACCCTGGGCTCTGTGTCCCAGCCCTGACACTCCGGAGGGGCCGTATCTCCCCTCCTGGATCTTGTGGTTTTCCATGAGGGATTTGTTGtttccctgctgggctggggtggcGTTTTCTCCCTTGGGCCCTGGACACAGCAAAGCCAAGCCCGGCTGTGGGCAGCCAAAGCACAGCTCCCTTGTGCCCACGgaggccagcacagcccagcaccgCAGGGTTCTGCTTATTTGGGGCGCAAATCCGCCCTTATGACTCCAGGTCACCCAGGGGGTCCTGACTCACTGCCTTgccccctcctctctctccagcACTCTCCaggaagcagctcctggctctgtaGGGCTGTGACCACAaggagcagcccccagccctgccccccTGCAGCTACGTTTGCAAGTCTGTCGTGTTTAAAGGCAAAAGCCTCAATACCATCTTAAAATATGCACCAGTTAGCTCAGCCGTGTCCAGTTCCCCCTGGATCCATTagtggggctggagcacagtgGGATTCATGGTGGCTGGGCTCCCAAAAGGAGCCACCCCCTTCCCTACGCAAGCAGCATATGGGACCTGGGTGGTGCCAGCAGGGACATACGGACACGGGGGCTGTGGAGCGGGAAAAGGAGATGGTGTATAGCATCCAGCAAGCAGTGGGTCGCTGCCAATCCCAGGGATGAGCTCTTCCTGCAGGGATAACCATGGCCAGCCACAACCCACAGGGATGTGCTGTCCCCATCCTGTTTTGTCAGCTCATCCTGGCCTGGCTTTTATTTCATGCTTATCTAgtggtgctggggaaggcaaCTTCTGCCAGGTCACAGAGAAACAGGCTGGCCATGGGACCAGGGAGTCCCAGCCTGacttccagccccagcaccatccctggagcCAGACACAAAATCTGGGAGTTGGCCTCCCTTTTCCTGCACCTGGGGACTCTCCCACCTTGGcttaaaagctgatttttacaAAACCTTTTGCAATCCCAAGAGGGTGTGAGCAACAGAGGGGAAGAAATCACCTGGGACAAGGCAAAACCTGAAACAGGACTTCAGTGCCAAACCTTTGCAAATACAggtgtaagattttttttttttttagtaagtgaaagaaatgtcatttcCAACAGTTTCACATGGGTAATGTTGAAAAAATTAGTTCTTATTTTCCAGCACTTTTCCAAGtgtgctcctgcagggaaaTGAGCAATTCCAGTGTCACAGGTGTGAGTTTTaaagggatgctgctgccagtgtTTGCTGAGCAAAGGTTAATGGCTGGGTTCAAATGCTGCAGTgttggcagggacaccttccactgtcccaggctgctccaagccccatccaacctggcctgggacacttccagggatccaggggcagccacagcttctccaggcaccctgtgccagggcctctccaccctcccagggaacaattcctccCCAgtctcccatccatccctgccctctggcagtggagagccattccctgtgtcctgtccctccatgccttgtccccagtccctctgcagctctcctggggcccctttaggccctgcaaggggctctgagctctccctggatccttctcttctccaggtgagcacccccagctctcccagcctggctccagggcagagggctccagccctgggagcagctctggggcctcctctggactctctccagcagctccaggtccttgtgctgctggccccagggctggggcagctctgcaggtggggtctcacctgagcagggcagaggggaagaatcccccctcccctgctgcccacactgtgggatcagcccagggcacaACAGGTTTCTGGGCTGGTTCATGTCCAGTTTTTCACCCATCAACAtcccccaggtccttctccccagggctgctctccatccatTCTCTGCCCAAAGGAGGATGAGGAGAGCCTCCAGCCTCAgtttgcagcagcaggaaacacagagggatggagagggaaggaacaATGCCCTCTACCTCTAGAAGGAACCAGCCAAAGCATTCACTGTCTTTTTGTTCCAGCCTTCACTAAAAAGCCATCTGCAAACAGCCAaccagagcagcaccagcagcaaaaAGAACAGTGTGGGACACGGTGGGAGAGGAACCCGAGCTGTGCTTGCACACCCCCAGGCTGCAGAACCAAACAACCCAGGCCACCAGTGCCGAGGGGGAAAGAGAAGCAATGTCACAGAGCAGGTGGCCTGACAGCGGTTACCAAAGACATGGCACAAGCAATCAATTCTCCGTGGAAGCCTCCAGAAGATAACGAGGCGATGAGTAACGGTCTGTATGGAATTGCAGGAACAAATCACATCAGCCTGACCTAATCTCATCCTGAGACATGGCAATGGCAGATGCAATCTCCTGGCCTTTAACCACAGGAAGTCTTCAATGCTGCTTCAAATGCAGAATTATGCTCGGGGGAGGGATGGTGGAATAGGCTCCCAAATCGATCCAAGTCCATCAGGGGTCTGAACGTCTGTTCACAGTGTGTTTGAGGGGCTCCAGGTTCCAGCATGACCACTGACAGCTGGGAATGAAGAACATCAACCTGGTGGTCAATGCTGGAGCCTCAGGAACCAGTGCACacactggcacagccctggctccccAAAggctcacagctctgctgagctggatGCTGCCACTTCACCACGCCTCAGCCATCCCTGGGGAATCCAGGGTGTTTGCAGCAGGCAAGGAAGTCACCATGGTGCCACCAGGCAAGAGCCCCCACATCCCCAAAGTCACCCTGCCGCGGTACGGCACTGGACACGTCCCCTCCAAAGCTTGGAGTATCTCCACCCTCAAAGTCAAAGGGGTCAGCTGCAGAGAGCCTCATGCTCTCCCATAACCTCTAACGCCCCTCACCCGCTGTGTTTTATGGCTTTTGGCTCAGGAGGGAAGGTGCCTGCTTTCTTTTACGGCAGCTCCTTCTCCGAGGAGCCCGGAGAAGGACTGAGAGGTGCCAGGATCTTCGCAGCCTGGCTGGTGAGAGTTGCCAGGACCTGGCTCACCTGGCCTGACCTTGCCCACCCGCTGCCTTGCCTTCCAGAGTGCTATCAATTCTTTAAATATAGCAATTAAATGTGATAAATGGGCTGCAAAGTGCTATTTTGGGAGAGAGGAGGCTCCATCTGggagtgctgcagtgctggctcaGCACGACCCACTGCACACCTGGCTCACCCCACTAACCCGCCGTGGTTGCTGCCCCACACCTAAATATGTGATGGCACACAGTTATCGGGCACGTTCCCAAGTCCATTTTTCTCCCCCGCCCCTTCCACAAGCTTCCCTGATTTCTCTGGCTGCTGTTAGACACCATCACTTTAAATACAGGGTTTGCCCAATCTCTGGGAGTGCAGCAAAGGGTGGTCAGGAGCAGCTCAAGCCACCCAGTCACAGCAGCATCCTCAATTTTCCTGGTCCCTGTAAAATTCAGGAGAGCTTCTGGGGACAGGAACCCCAATAAGAGGGGAAGTCCTTTGGGGGAAAAGTGAGGGTGAgagataagggcagggaggagaagaaaaatcaagatCTGTGagaccccatccctggaagtgttccagccCAGTTGAACGGGGGtcggagcaacctgggatagtggaaggtgtccctgcccatggcagggggtggaactggatgcactttaaggtcccttccaacccaaaacattctgggaCTCTGTGTGCCCAGGATGGGGTTTATTTAATGTGACCCCCAGCTCAGGTCCACGGACCAGGTATTTAGGCACCGAAGGggatccagctgctgctgcatctgGCTCTGAACATAGCGCTCCCACTCCCTGGCTGTGCATTGCTCCAACATCCAAAAATCCCATGCCCACCCCAACACCATCCTCCATGACCAGGGGCTTGTGatcccccctgccctcccaaCCCTGGGCAGCCCCCGGGATGCCGATGTGAACCAAGCAGGCTTGGAAGCACAGGGAGAGAACCCTGTAATGCTCAGGGATGCTGCGGGGTGTCTGGCTTGTGGGGCAGCTCAGGGAATGGGGATCAGGGCTGGAAGGGGAGCGGGACAGCCCCTAAATCCTCCCCAGCTGGAGGCGAGCTGAGACAACCCCCCAGATCCTCCCTGGAATGGAGGGGGTCTGAGGTAATTCCCTAAACCCTCCCTGGGGTGGAAAGACACTGTGACAGCCCCCATTCCACACacccgcccccccccccgccagggctggggggggcaCACCGCAGCAGCCCCCCAACTCCCACCTTGCTGGGAGAGGACCGGAACAGCCTCCAAATCCTCCCCGGGCTCGATGGGGACCGCGACATCCCCTAATCCCTCCTCGGGCAGCAAGGGGACCGCGCCAGCCCCGTCCAGCCCCCAGGACCCCGCAGCGGCGGGGGCTCGGTGGGGTCGGTGCCGAGCCCGGCCCAGCGGAGCCCGGCTCAGCTCCCCCCGACGGCCGCCGCCCGCGGcgctccccagcccagcccgcaGCGCCGGGCAGCCCCAACCCGTccccttctcttcttcctcctcctccttctcctcctcgcTCTCCTCCCCTTCCACACCCCCCCCCCTCCCGGCCCGAGTTGGGCAGTGGCGCGCCCGGCGCTGCCGGCAGAGCCGCCGTGTGCGGGCGCGGCGCCGGAGGCAGCTCGGCCCCGGGGGGCTGCGGCGAGGCAGGAGCGACCCCGCCGCATcccggcccgcccggcccccgccctGCATGCCCGCGCCGGCAGCATGGCCCGCAGGCaggcgcgggcggcgggcggcgggcgctggctgccctggctggggctCGCCCTGCTGCCGCTGGCCGtgccccccgccgccgcccccgccgcctgCCCCTCCGCCTGCTACTGCGTGGCCACCCCGGAGCTGGTCCAGTGCCGCTACGAGCGGCTGGAAGAGCCCCCGAGGGAGCTGCCCGCCGCCGTCCACAACCTCAGCATCGCCGGCAGCAACCTGAGCGTCCTGTCCCGCGCCGCCTTCGCCGCCCGTCCGCTGCGCGACCTCCGCCTGCTCCGCCTGCGCCACGACAACATCCACACCATCGAGGACATGGCCCTGCAAGGCCTGCCCGCCCTGCGCACCCTCGACCTGAGCCACAACCCGCTGGTCTCGGTGGCCGCCGGCGCCTTCGCCGGGGTCCCGCTGCTGCGCACGCTGCAGCTGAACCAGGCGCTGCTGGCGGCCCCGCTCGAGGAGCAGCTCGCCCTGGCCATGCGCAACCTCAGCCTGCGGCGCCTGGAGCTGGCGGGCAACGCGCTGCAGGCGCTGCCGGCCGCCCTGCTGCCGCCCggcctggaggagctggaccTGCGGAACAACTCCCTGCAGCGGCTGGCGGCCGCCGAGCTGCGCAGCCTGGACGCGCCGGAGCTGCGGGGGCTGCGCCTCAGCCTGGGCGCGAACCCGCTGAGCTGCGACTGCGGCCTGCGCCCCTTCCTGGCCTGGCTgcgcgcggccgccgcccgcgTGCTCGACGCGCGGAGCCtgcgctgcgcggggccgccCGGGCTGCGCGGCACGGCCCTGCTGCGCCTGCGCCCCGAGGCGCTGGCCTGCGCCCACAGCGACGGCGGCGAGCCCGGCCGGCTGGAGACCGCCTCCTACGTCTTCTTCGGCATCGTCCTGGCGCTCATCGGCATCGTCTTCCTCATGGTGCTCTACCTGAACCGCCGCGGCATCAAGCGCTGGCTGCACAACCTGCGCGAGGCGTGCCGCGACCAGATGGAGGGGTACCACTACCGCTACGAGCAGGACGCCGACCCGCGCTGCGCCGGCACCCCCGGCCTCTGACGGTACCCCCGGCACCCGCCCTCGCCCCTGCGGCGTCCGCCCCTCGACGCCTCCGCGCCCGGCACCCGCCTCGCCCCGGCCCATCCATCGCCTTGCCACGGCGCCGCCGAAAATCGGTCTCTGAGGGCGAGCCGGCCTCGGGGGTGGGCGCTGGGGTGCACCAGAGCGGGGTgaccctccctgcagggctccgGACCGGCTCCCCCTGCCCTCTCCGACCCGACGGGCTCCCGCAGGGCACCAGGCTGGACCGCTCCCCCGTCCCGGTGCCCGCAGGCGGAGCACGCCCGGCTCGGCCCGCGGGGTGCTGGCGTgctcggccccgccgcccccgaGGATCGGGCAGCGCTCCGCGCCTGGGCCCTCCGGCGGCACCCGCGCCCCAGCGCTCGCTTGGCGCAGCCCAGGAAGCCGCGGGCCATACCTGAAACTGCCCTCCTGGACGTTCCTGGAGCCCGGACTTGACTTTGACCGTGTACAGCTCTCTTTCCTATTAGATTTCTATTTGACAGGTGCAAAGTTgaacttgatttctttttctgcccttttcGTTTCgctgcaaagaggaaaacacaCCATCCAGCTGCTCCCCCCGAGAAGCGACGTGCTTTTCCGAGCCCGTTTATCCGTTTAGTTTGTTCAATGACATTTCCAGCTCGTTCCAGGCACAAGGCGATGCAGCTGTAGGAAACGCCTCCGCCGGCTGCGTGCATGTTCCCCGGGGCACGCGGGGGCAGCCCTTTGACTCTAGAATGTAGCGTAGACCTGGCTGTCTCGGCACTTTGTAATTTAAAACGAGCGAAGCAGAAGCTCCCGCCCTAGTTCCCCTGCCCGTGTTTGCTTTAGTGCCTGTTACTATATCCTAGAGCAAATATATTGAAAGCTGCACCCACTCCATCGTCTATTTTCTATAAAGCTCCTTGCAAACGATTTCCGAATATCCCCGTGGCTGAGGCGAAGTTACTGTGGTTGCTTTGCCAGAGCAAGAGAGCTTTGGGCTCCTGTGTTTTCATCGGTGCTTAGAAACTTCTCTTCCTGAGCCGGCTTGGTGGCCGGGGATGCAGAGGGGTTTCGTGTGGCTTGTCTCAGGCTCTGACACTCCTGatccttccctggcagcagtgcaggggctCAGGAAAATTATCCAGGTAACAGTTTTCTAAAGCAATTTTTCTCTCCCGGGTGGTTCGGTGTGTAATTCATGAGGTGCCAGAGCACGGAGCATCTCCGGCTGCAGGGCTGCGGCGCTTCCCCGAAGGAAGCTGCAGCTTTTGCAATGTGGCATCTTAAAATGCTGAGTTTCGGTGCTGGGATGAAAACTGAAGCGTTGCATTTTGATCCATCTGCGTTTGCCTTTCTCCACGGCGGGAGGCTGGCGCAGGCAAGGCGGGCAGGGTGAGGAGCGCGGCTGCAGCCAGCCATGCCGGAGCCAGGGCCAGGGTTTGCCGGGTGTTTGGGGATGCTCAGGAGCAGCCggtgcctgctgtgctgggtttgggagCGAGAGTTCTGTGGGAGTTGTGTTTCCTGAGCCGCGGTGCCTGCGGACTCAGATGCCGGGTGGAAAGCACAGTTATTTCCATCCCGGGCAGGCCTGGAGGCTCCAGGAGGGATGCAGCCTTTGAACTTCCTCCCCTTGAAATCCCGGTATCGAGATGGGTCAGTTGGGAATGGAGAGcgggagcagagcctgcagctggGCCGTGTTCGGGTGGGGATACAACACCGGAGTCAAAATTATTCTGCTGGATGCTCTGAGCTGGTCCTactgagcagggagctggctcCCCACTCGATCCTGGTTCCTGGGGAATCCTGAGATCGCCATAGCTCAGCTCATTGCAAAACTTGTTGCAGTTTGAAGACCTTTTCCTGAGGTTTTCCCCCCATCATAGGAGCTTGTGGGCTCTGGTGCCACCTTGTCAGCCCATGCACTGAGTTACAAAGGGAGAAATCTCAGCCTGCCATCACCTTCATCCACTtccccacctcctccctccctttcccacccCGGTGCAGCCAAACCACAGCCCGTGAGCAAAACAAGGGGTGGATTTGCACAGGTGGCAGAGCATGTCCCAGCTGTGACTCCGGGAGTGCAGCACAGGGACGGAGCTGGGGAGCCTTGGTGAGAGTGAccatggagcagggagaaggctGGAGGGCTCTGCGGGCACACGGGGTTGGTGGAGCAGGAACGGAGCGCCATtctggcagcagccaccagaGCCCGGCAATAGATAAGAGGAAGGAAATCGCCTTCAGGGAGGGAGAAGTGGCCAAACACTCCCTGTCGCCAAAGCCCTTTCTCTGAAGGGGCTGGTGTGGGTAGCGGGTtgctccagcttctcctgaggctggagggagggaggtggtgGCTTTTGGTCAGCAGGGATGAGGGCACTTCTTTTGGTGCCAAAGGTTCGGATCCTCCTGACCCAACCTGGGTGCAGTGAGATCCCTCCAGGGAGGCCAAGCCCACCCCAGGCAACATGCAAGGGGTAGGATGGGGGTGGATAAGCAGCTGTGGGAGCATAATTCCTGTGGCTTGTTAGCATCAATATTATTCTGTACAGCGCATACCCCACACATGACGAAGGAGCAGGATTAGGGAGCCTCTGGATTAGGGCACTGTCACCAAGATGAGACTCAAAATGCGCATTTTGGGTTCCCAAAAACGGCCCTGTGTTTGGAGaagcccagctgccagcacgTTTGCATGCAGTCCCTTCTCCATGAAGCAATGTGGACCTCCCAGTGTCCCAAGCTCATGGCAGGGATCAGGGAAGGGTTCTCACAGgggaaaaatccacagaaatgGATTTCGGTCCTCAGCAGGGTGCACTTGAAACACTGGGCAGGTTCAGGACCTCCACACCCAGGACAGTGCTCTGTATGTCCTTCCTCTGGTTCAGAGGCGGTTCCTGTGCCCTGCCAAAGAAACTGGGATTAGTAATAAGGATTTCTCCTCTTTACCTATGGCTGTTCCTAATTAGCCAGGTTAGGATATTTCTGGGAGACAGGGGTTCCTTGGAGACACGGACCTGTCCCCAGCAGCAAGGCGGTGCTGGAGGTAACAGCACCAGGGATTGGGAGACTTTTCCtgagggacaggagctggggaCACACAGCTTGGCCAGGGGGCTCAGGGAGCAGGTCAAAGCCACAGgaatgagcagagctgtgtgttaTTGCCAAGGCTGGCTCCAGGCAGCCCCTcagggagctggcacagcaccGCCCAGGCAGATGGGGAACGACGTGGTTCCACTAATCTGCCCCAATCtggattatttttccaaataaaccTCTGTTGCCAGCTGTTTTAAGCAAGTTCTTGGCATGTTGGGGACAGGTGGGATTCTGTGGATGACGGAGaagctggcagggctggaggtgaTGGAGGGGATAACACCCGcaggctgtccctgtgccaccaggCTCCCATTTTCCACACAGAGACGTGGTTTTGGCAGCACATCACCCAAATCCTGAGGCTGGGATCATCCCATGGGGCCTCAGGTCATTGCTGGAGTTTCCTCCTATCAAAAGCCAGTGGAAAAATAACTTAGGTTGAGGGGCTGGTGGCCCCCACCCCATCTCCCatccaaagcagagctgggaccttctgcagctcctgtcaGGATAAAACAGCCCAGAAAATGCCTCTGGTGCTGGCTGTCCAGGATGATCCGCGTCAGGCAGTTTAGGGGGTTTGGGGAGCCAGGATCAGCCCGGGGCAGATCAGTGCACATCCCTCGTCCTGCATAAGGACACAGGCACAGACAAGCccgcagagctgctccatcctccAGCACGTTCCCCAGCCACTCGCCAACCTGACATTTACAAATCCCTATTTTTAGATGATCTTCATCACTTCTAATTGTTCAGGCTCCTCAGCCACAGAGATGCTGCGCTGCTCAGGCAGGATGGGGCCCCAGGTCcatttctcccttcccccatgcctcagtttcccttttgGGAAATAGTTCAATTGAGGACCTCCCCTTAACTCCCAGGACCAGGTGCTGGGGGCTGTGTGTCCCACTCCTAGCCCAGATGGGATTTTGAGTGCTCCAGCATGCTCCGTACACCCAGACCCACCTCCTCAGCTTTCCCACAGAACGGGACAGCAGGAAGCACCCAGCCCTCATGCCTTGTGGCTGCCCTCACACCAACACCATCCACGTCCTGCCACAGCAAGAAGCAGCCAAGCAGGATCAATCCAGGAGGGGCCATCTCCAGAGATGCCTCGGGAGCCTGCAGAGAGCCGAGCCCAAGGGACAGCCCACGCGGGCTGGGCTTGGCACATTGGTAATTAATTTAGTAActaaattaacatttaaattgACAAGACCTGAATGCGaagccaggcactgctgcttgCCAGGACCCATCAGCTTTCAGCGaccctggctgctcccagctgcatGTCCCTGGGTCCTGGTGCCCTGGCAGCAGTACAGAGGGGCCCTGGAGATGCTCTGTTCCCCCACACTGCTCTTAGGCACCCCGAGGAGGCTGCACCAGCCCAGTCGTGCTGTTCCTGGAAGAAATGCCTGTGTTCAGCAGGGACAAGGACAGCAGATGTCAGTCCTGCGgtcccccctctccctgctaCAGTGCAGCCCAAACCTGAACTCCCAGGGGTCCTGCCTGGCCCTTGACTGTCCCCCACACTGAGGGGGACACACTGGCACCCCCAgggctccatccctctgcacGGACTGGTGGTGACATCCAGTGCTGGATCCTGCAACTACAGCCCGGTGGGGGCCCAGCCAGGTGCTGTGTCCCCCACTccagtccctgccctgctcccctcacACCCAGCCCAAACAAACTTGTCCCTCTCCCCATCCTTAGCGTCTTTTCTCACTGGGAAGGGGTAGGGTTGAGTCTCTCCCTGGAAAGCACTATCTGTTGCAATGCCCTGGAATTCAGAGGTAATTCTGGtgagctgggaggaggagaggggctCAGGGAGAGCAGCCTTGGCAGATAAAACAGCTGGTACACGGGATGCCACGGGCTGAAGCCTGCAGCCACCACTGACGGGACACAGGAACCCTCCTAGATCTGCTAGGATTCCATGAAATCAGCTCTGGTCTCGGTTTCAGGGCTGCATGAGAAGGCCAGAAGATGCCCAGGAGCAGGCGGCTCCTGAGGACAGTCCCCCTCCGCTGCCACCTGCCCTGGAAGGACGTTCTATAAGGAGCCAAAATCCCTTCACACCAGCCCCCCTCCCCCTCTGCAGTGCCcaccccagctcagctgcagcaggggctgttcctctcccctttccctcaAAGGCCCTCTCCctcccaagctgctgcttttcctgaagcagCTTCACCCCCACAACCTCCAGGTCCCAGCCCCCGCATCAGCCCCAGGGCCACCCTCCACAATCAGGGGAGATCTCAGTACCAGCAAAAGGAGGAGGCTCTGAACAGCCTCTTGTTCCCAGGCATTATCATCCAAGTGTGACATGGAGATCCCTCCAAGCCCAGCTCAGCTTTTGGGGCAGAAGTGTTTGGCtaaagaagacagaaga
It includes:
- the TPBGL gene encoding trophoblast glycoprotein-like translates to MARRQARAAGGGRWLPWLGLALLPLAVPPAAAPAACPSACYCVATPELVQCRYERLEEPPRELPAAVHNLSIAGSNLSVLSRAAFAARPLRDLRLLRLRHDNIHTIEDMALQGLPALRTLDLSHNPLVSVAAGAFAGVPLLRTLQLNQALLAAPLEEQLALAMRNLSLRRLELAGNALQALPAALLPPGLEELDLRNNSLQRLAAAELRSLDAPELRGLRLSLGANPLSCDCGLRPFLAWLRAAAARVLDARSLRCAGPPGLRGTALLRLRPEALACAHSDGGEPGRLETASYVFFGIVLALIGIVFLMVLYLNRRGIKRWLHNLREACRDQMEGYHYRYEQDADPRCAGTPGL